One genomic region from Bubalus kerabau isolate K-KA32 ecotype Philippines breed swamp buffalo chromosome 7, PCC_UOA_SB_1v2, whole genome shotgun sequence encodes:
- the PIGG gene encoding GPI ethanolamine phosphate transferase 2 isoform X9: MAVGTVLVLEALVLLLFSVPQALSSRAELDIPLLSPVCSLLFYLLLLALAALHVVVCTAADSSCYLCGLPWLAAGGVMTLVAALLCAGVSALTRVFAGGKCLSQNPPQSTSRWSELDLLSFLGTVGHVLSLGASSFIEEEHQTWYFLVNTLCLALCHQIYRNCFLGDDHAPQRCPHTGEEFDGVAVALQGKRAGPEGWELSRAPADTSSLEALRGPERWMVLASPWLVLACCRLLRSLNQTGVQWAHRPDLGHWLTSSDHKAELSVLAALSLTMIFVLVQKRCSLTSKVAMAFGLLGIYCYRAAIGNVLFPWQPDNKDISKGITEARFVYVFVLGILFTGTKDLLKSQIIAADFTARTVGLWEIYSGLVLLAALLLRPHNLPVLVLSLAIQTIMTQFIWRPLRHDVAEVTVMHYWFGQAFFYFQGNSNSIATVDISAGFVGLDAYMEIPAMFLTAFATYSGPVLWASHLVNFLTSEASSGSALSHACFCYALICSIPVSVYIILVTSLRYHLFIWSVFSPKLLYEGMHLLITAAVCIFFTAMDQTNTKS; the protein is encoded by the exons TGGGGACCGTCCTGGTCCTGGAG GCCCTCGTCCTGCTCCTGTTCAGTGTCCCGCAGGCGCTGAGCAGCAGGGCTGAGCTGGACATCCCCCTGCTGTCGCCCGTGTGCTCTCTGCTCTTCTACCTGCTGCTCCTGGCACTCGCAGCGCTCCACGTCGTCGTGTGCACCGCCGCTGACAGCTCGTGCTACCTGTGCGGCCTCCCGTGGCTGGCTGCGGGCGGAGTGATGACGCTGGTCGCCGCACTGCTCTGCGCGGGCGTGTCTGCTCTCACCAGGGTTTTTGCCGGTGGGAAGTGTCTGAGTCAG AATCCACCTCAGTCCACCTCAAGGTGGTCAGAGTTAGATCTTCTCAGCTTCTTGGGAACCGTGGGCCATGTGTTGAGTCTGGGCGCAAGCAGCTTCATCGAAGAGGAGCACCAGACCTGGTACTTCCTTGTCAACACACTGTGTTTAGCTCTGTGCCACCAGATCTACAGAAACTGCTTTCTGGGAGACGACCATGCCCCTCAGCGTTGCCCACACACGGGAGAGGAGTTTGACGGGGTCGCGGTGGCCCTGCAGGGCAAGCGTGCTGGCCCTGAGGGGTGGGAGCTCAGCCGAGCGCCCGCAGACACCTCCTCCCTGGAAGCCCTCAGAGGCCCTGAGCGGTGGATGGTGCTGGCGAGCCCCTGGCTGGTTCTGGCCTGCTGCCGGCTGCTGCGGTCCCTGAACCAGACCGGTGTGCAGTGGGCCCACCGGCCCGACCTGGGGCACTGGCTCACCAG CTCTGATCATAAGGCTGAACTCTCTGTTCTGGCCGCACTTTCCCTCACCATGATTTTTGTGTTGGTTCAGAAGAGGTGCTCCCTCACATCAAAAGTGGCCATGGCGTTTGGCCTGCTGGGCATCTATTGCTACCGGGCGGCCATTGGAAATGTGCTGTTCCCATGGCAACCAGACAACAAAGACATTTCAAA gGGCATTACCGAGGCTCGTTTTGTTTATGTCTTTGTCCTTGGCATTCTGTTCACGGGCACCAAAGACTTGCTTAAATCTCAAATCATTGCTGCAGACTTCACGGCCAGGACTGTGGGCCTCTGGGAGATATACAGCGGCTTAGTTCTCCTGGCAGCACTGCTCCTCAGACCCCACAATCTTCCCGTCTTGGTGCTGAGCCTCGCAATCCAGACCATCATGACTCAGTTCATCTGGAGGCCCCTGAGGCATGACGTAGCTGAGGTCACTGTGATGCATTACTGGTTTGGTCAAGCATTCTTCTATTTTCAG GGAAACTCCAACAGCATCGCCACTGTGGACATCTCAGCAGGCTTCGTGGGCCTGGATGCCTACATGGAGATCCCAGCCATGTTCCTGACGGCATTTGCGACATACTCGGGGCCTGTGCTGTGGGCCAGCCACCTGGTGAACTTCCTGACCTCAGAAGCCAGCAG CGGCTCGGCACTGAGTCATGCTTGCTTCTGCTACGCGCTCATTTGTTCTATTCCAGTTTCCGTCTATATCATTTTGGTGACGTCCCTGCGTTATCACTTATTTATATGGAGTGTGTTTTCTCCAAAACTTCTCTATGAGGGAATGCATCTACTCATCACAGCTGCTGTCTGTATATTCTTCACAGCCATGGACCAAACCAACACAAAGTCTTAG